A genomic stretch from Candidatus Cloacimonadota bacterium includes:
- the nusA gene encoding transcription termination factor NusA, translated as MNANILDAVVKLAAIKQLDKEVIQEMIMEAIHTTLSKKLEPENELEIFVEESSNTIKAHYLCQVVETESRLGEISLEEARKQFGRATQLGDFVPQVMAMHEFEPKLIKTAQKAIQDKIRQLEEEKIQNDFNKQKHTIASGKIKTIDDTGGYRIDISYTDALLPADEQVENEYYRVGDNIKAYVTNIRNHHSNVTIILSRTNPEFVKKLFETEIPEVYDGTIKILKIVREPGIRTKVELMSTDPKLDPVAVCVGPRGARIDSIRKELRGEQIDIVVHDEDPEKMIERALGVEKVKRVIIERNRSASVIVEEPDKVVAIGKGGKNVKLATKLTGMKIDIYTQEEFEEKMAKERRTVSHVTDLDGVTPKIAEVLRQSGYTSVQDIYAASVDELCNLEGVGQKTAERLKEAAKLF; from the coding sequence ATGAACGCTAACATACTTGACGCGGTGGTGAAGCTTGCCGCCATCAAGCAACTGGACAAGGAAGTCATCCAGGAAATGATAATGGAGGCGATCCACACTACGCTGAGCAAGAAGCTGGAGCCGGAAAACGAACTGGAAATCTTTGTTGAAGAAAGCAGCAACACCATCAAGGCCCACTATCTTTGCCAGGTGGTAGAAACCGAGAGCAGGCTGGGAGAAATCTCGCTGGAGGAAGCAAGGAAGCAGTTCGGCAGGGCCACCCAACTGGGGGATTTCGTTCCGCAGGTGATGGCCATGCACGAATTTGAGCCCAAACTGATCAAGACCGCCCAGAAAGCGATCCAAGACAAGATACGCCAGCTCGAGGAAGAAAAGATCCAGAACGACTTCAACAAGCAGAAGCACACCATTGCGAGCGGCAAGATCAAGACCATCGACGACACCGGCGGCTACCGCATAGATATCAGCTACACGGACGCCCTGCTGCCGGCCGACGAGCAGGTGGAAAACGAGTATTACCGTGTGGGCGACAACATCAAGGCCTACGTGACAAACATCCGCAACCACCATTCAAATGTGACGATAATCCTCTCGCGCACGAACCCGGAATTCGTGAAAAAACTCTTCGAGACGGAAATCCCCGAAGTTTACGACGGCACGATAAAGATATTGAAAATCGTGCGGGAACCAGGCATCCGCACCAAGGTGGAACTGATGAGCACAGACCCGAAGCTGGACCCCGTGGCCGTTTGCGTCGGCCCGCGCGGAGCCCGCATCGACAGCATCCGCAAAGAACTGCGCGGAGAACAGATCGACATCGTGGTGCATGATGAAGACCCCGAAAAGATGATAGAACGGGCCCTGGGCGTGGAAAAGGTGAAGCGCGTGATAATCGAGCGCAACCGCTCCGCAAGCGTTATCGTGGAAGAGCCGGACAAGGTGGTCGCCATCGGCAAGGGCGGCAAAAACGTGAAACTAGCCACCAAACTCACCGGAATGAAAATCGACATCTACACTCAAGAAGAATTTGAGGAAAAGATGGCCAAGGAACGCCGCACCGTCAGCCACGTCACCGACCTGGACGGCGTGACCCCTAAAATCGCCGAGGTCCTGCGCCAATCTGGCTACACCTCCGTTCAGGATATCTACGCCGCCTCGGTGGATGAGCTTTGCAACCTGGAGGGGGTGGGACAGAAAACCGCCGAACGGCTCAAGGAAGCCGCCAAATTATTCTGA
- a CDS encoding ribosome maturation factor RimP: protein MEYYRPQVEEIARRICLEQHLALYDLDEKMSGKGRIITVYLTKIGGVTLDECARFSRALGAELEEFDLIPDRYFLEVSSPGLERPLKLKSHWVSAINEKVAVQWTEGEQKRSALGTLVEVNQDNVVLDDRGSRVEIELKAISRAKTVYLASPKREEQ, encoded by the coding sequence ATGGAGTATTACCGTCCGCAAGTTGAAGAAATTGCCCGCCGGATTTGCCTGGAGCAGCATCTGGCGCTGTACGACCTGGATGAAAAGATGTCCGGCAAGGGCCGCATCATCACGGTTTACCTCACCAAGATCGGCGGGGTGACCCTGGACGAGTGCGCCCGGTTCAGCCGCGCCTTGGGTGCGGAACTGGAGGAATTTGACCTGATTCCGGACCGCTATTTTCTGGAAGTGTCGTCACCCGGGCTGGAGCGTCCCCTGAAGCTGAAAAGCCACTGGGTGAGCGCCATCAACGAAAAGGTGGCGGTGCAATGGACCGAGGGAGAGCAGAAGAGATCTGCCTTGGGCACGCTGGTCGAGGTAAATCAGGACAACGTGGTCCTGGACGACCGGGGCAGCCGGGTGGAAATTGAGCTGAAAGCGATTTCCCGGGCCAAAACAGTCTATCTAGCCTCACCGAAGAGGGAGGAGCAATAA
- a CDS encoding DUF2075 domain-containing protein — MNAMYFGTVGELKSIRASGNFEKFLVDCFVSEFGKPSEALVNSWLNSTGYMLDLMSDPEFDALPAILELQIPIGAERLDLVLLGGTKSKPKALIIELKQWSSVKQVPGQQLLVVPREGRAQHPSEQALNYRGKMMMFSSLGEAYEWRAIAVAHNLGMKYQPVAESAEFTDFTREARLFYTEERKELREYLFSELLPCDLGAAELQSFTKGGFAHTGFFFDFFRRHAKDIRNNIQKALYDKGMGLTQVQRLIVEDILEKVASGEEACFLVEGRPGTGKTLLAAQLLLKTIGANKSSVMAFRNNRLVAILRKCFNNAGPGAANALLFSSVPMYQIGLADKKYHDNQFDFVVCDEAQRFSAENIGVIMKRAPVTVFFHDEPQLLNPPEQGDTATFEKVAAQVGKNLIRLNLGSPVRCRGGKVYQDWVDSFVEHSQARAPKMNNYRLEVFSSINDMISELRILAMKHRVALVASFTESKGKKGSVDDPDNLRIGHPLSSGLDIYKNSGLNIPWLMDPQKDYTPYWLGGESNNLDRIASIYGCQGFESDYVGVVWGRDFIRRGDTWKVGHPDIITDNIDKLQVYVRSNGDKALIYFQNRYRIFLTRGMLGTFIFCEDPETSEYLETAIIRGK; from the coding sequence ATGAACGCAATGTACTTTGGAACTGTGGGAGAATTGAAGTCCATCCGGGCTTCCGGGAATTTCGAGAAATTTCTGGTGGACTGCTTCGTTTCGGAATTCGGCAAGCCTTCCGAGGCTTTGGTCAATTCCTGGCTCAATTCCACAGGCTATATGCTTGACCTGATGTCCGATCCCGAATTCGACGCCCTTCCAGCCATCCTTGAGCTTCAAATTCCTATCGGTGCTGAGCGGCTGGACCTGGTGTTGCTGGGAGGAACAAAGTCCAAACCAAAAGCTCTCATTATCGAACTGAAGCAATGGAGTTCCGTGAAACAAGTTCCGGGTCAGCAACTACTTGTCGTGCCCCGCGAAGGCCGGGCCCAGCACCCCAGCGAACAAGCCCTAAACTACCGGGGAAAGATGATGATGTTCAGTTCCCTGGGAGAGGCCTACGAATGGCGGGCTATCGCCGTGGCTCACAACCTAGGGATGAAATACCAGCCGGTGGCTGAGTCTGCTGAATTCACTGATTTCACCCGAGAAGCTCGGCTGTTCTACACTGAGGAAAGGAAGGAACTCCGGGAATACCTATTCTCCGAACTCCTCCCCTGCGATTTGGGTGCTGCTGAACTGCAAAGTTTCACGAAAGGTGGGTTTGCACACACTGGCTTTTTTTTCGATTTCTTCCGCCGCCACGCCAAAGACATCAGAAATAATATCCAAAAAGCCCTTTATGACAAAGGTATGGGTCTAACACAGGTACAGCGCCTGATTGTGGAGGACATTTTGGAAAAGGTCGCTTCAGGCGAAGAAGCCTGTTTCTTGGTCGAAGGCCGTCCAGGAACCGGAAAGACCCTTCTGGCAGCCCAACTGCTGCTTAAGACCATTGGCGCCAACAAATCCAGCGTGATGGCCTTCCGCAATAACCGCCTGGTGGCAATCCTTAGAAAATGCTTCAACAACGCCGGCCCTGGCGCAGCTAACGCTCTGCTCTTCAGTTCGGTACCCATGTATCAGATCGGCCTTGCGGACAAGAAATACCACGATAACCAATTCGACTTCGTGGTCTGTGACGAGGCCCAAAGGTTTTCGGCGGAAAACATCGGGGTTATCATGAAACGCGCCCCAGTGACGGTTTTCTTCCATGACGAACCCCAGCTGCTCAATCCCCCGGAACAGGGCGACACCGCCACCTTCGAAAAAGTGGCGGCTCAAGTGGGGAAAAATCTTATCAGACTCAACCTCGGCTCCCCGGTCCGCTGCCGCGGCGGCAAGGTTTATCAGGACTGGGTTGATAGCTTTGTGGAACACTCTCAAGCCCGGGCCCCGAAAATGAATAACTACCGGCTTGAGGTCTTTAGCTCCATCAATGACATGATATCCGAACTGCGCATACTTGCTATGAAACACAGGGTCGCCCTGGTGGCCAGCTTTACAGAATCCAAAGGCAAAAAAGGCTCCGTCGACGATCCGGACAACCTCCGCATAGGCCATCCCCTGTCTTCGGGGCTGGACATCTACAAAAATTCCGGCCTAAACATCCCCTGGCTGATGGACCCCCAAAAGGACTACACCCCCTACTGGCTTGGCGGCGAAAGCAACAACCTTGACCGGATCGCCTCCATCTACGGCTGCCAGGGCTTCGAAAGCGACTATGTGGGAGTGGTCTGGGGCCGCGATTTTATACGCCGGGGCGACACTTGGAAGGTGGGCCATCCGGACATCATCACCGACAATATCGATAAATTGCAGGTCTATGTCCGTTCCAATGGCGATAAGGCCCTCATCTATTTCCAAAACCGCTACCGCATCTTCCTCACCCGGGGGATGCTGGGCACCTTTATCTTCTGTGAGGACCCGGAGACGAGTGAGTATCTGGAAACGGCTATAATCAGGGGAAAATAA